In the genome of Danio rerio strain Tuebingen ecotype United States chromosome 23, GRCz12tu, whole genome shotgun sequence, one region contains:
- the iqsec1a gene encoding IQ motif and Sec7 domain ArfGEF 1a isoform 5 (isoform 5 is encoded by transcript variant 5) — translation MVLLRAAAEEVCAAHVTSSQARRAAQFDCEHAQSAPAHRPADMAHRLSMMYVNALHQYCCPAPLLSKQLAVPAPLSECRDDNVLHQFCCPPSGSSSPSR, via the exons ATGGTCTTGCTTCGAGCTGCTGCCGAAGAAGTGTGCGCTGCCCATGTGACATCATCACAGGCCAGGAGAGCAGCGCAGTTTGATTGTGAGCACGCTCAGAGCGCACCAGCACACAGACCTGCAGACATGGCACACAGACTCAGCATGAT GTATGTAAATGCTTTGCACCAGTACTGCTGTCCTGCGCCGTTGCTCTCTAAGCAGCTAGCTGTACCTGCTCCTCTCTCTGAGTGCAG GGATGATAATGTGCTGCATCAGTTCTGCTGTCCTCCGTCTGGAAGCAGCAGCCCTTCAAGATAG